Below is a genomic region from Salinicoccus roseus.
CCGGACCTGACAGTACAGGGTGTGTACAGCATGCATAGACTTCTTTGGCGCCTTTATCCAGCAGGGCCTGGGCGGCAAGCTTCATTGTACCGCCGGTATCGATGATGTCATCGATGATGATTGCAGTACGCCCTTCGATTTCTCCAACGATGTTCATGACCTCTGCCACATTCGGCTTCGGACGCCTTTTATCGATGATGGCGATCGGCGTCTTCAGACGGTCCGCCATCTTGCGTGCACGGGTCACCCCACCATGGTCTGGAGAGACGACGACGACTTCGTCGAAATCGAGATCCTTGTTCTCCATGAAATAGTCACTCAGGATCGGCACACCCATGAGGTGGTCGATTGGAATGTCGAAGAAGCCCTGGAGCTGCGGTGCGTGGAGGTCCAGGGAGATGACACGGTCGGCGCCTGCAGTCTCGATCAGGTTGGCGACGAGCTTTGCAGTGATCGGTTCACGGGAGCGGCTCTTCCTGTCCTGGCGTGCATACCCATAGTAGGGCATTACAATGTTGATTGTTGCTGCAGAAGCCCTTTTCAGCGCATCGATCATAATGAGCAGTTCCATCAGGTGTTCATTGACAGGCTGGCTTGTGGATTGGACGACAAACACATCACACCCACGAACGCTTTCTTCTATATTGATCTGGACCTCTTCGTCGGAAAAGCGGTTGACCTGGCATTTACCCAAGGGGATTCCGATATGGTCTGCGATTTCTTGTGCGAGCGGTTCATTCGCCTTCAGGGAAAAGAGACGTAGGTTTGAGTTCTTGTACTGATTGCTAGAAGCTAACATGTTCATCCTCCATTAATTATCTTTTTTATAGTATCCATCTTTTGTCGTCTGCCTGTTTCTAGCAATGGCAAGGCTGTCTTCAGGTACCTGATCCGTAATTGTGGAGCCGGCAGCTATGAAGGAGCGGTCTCCGATGCTGACCGGGGCAACAAGGTTTGAATTGCACCCGATGAACGCATCCTGGCCGATCTCCGTCCTGAACTTGTTCTTGCCATCATAGTTCACGGTGATGGTGCCGCAGCCGATATTGGCGCGTGCACCGATTGTAGCATCCCCGATGTAGCTCAGGTGCGATACTTTGGAGCCATCGTCGAGCTGGGATTTCTTCACTTCGACGAAGTTGCCGATCTTCACTTCCTCTCCAAGTTCAGACTGTGGCCTCAGCTGGGCGAATGGCCCGACCTTCGTTCCTCTTCCAACCCTCGATTCAGTGACTACGGACTGCCTTATCTCCACTTCGTCCTCGATGATCGAATCCTTGATTTCGGATCCGGAGGAAATTACAGCATCCTTTCCGATCTTCGTGCTGCCACGGATGATGGCTCCTGGATGGATGACGGTATCTGCGCCTATTTCAACTTCTGCATCGATATACGTCGCCTCAGGATGAATCAGCGTTACACCGTTCTGCATATGTAGTGTATTGATCCGTTTCCTCAGGATGGCTTCTGCATTCGCGAGAGCGACTTTGTCATTGATGCCGAGCGTCTCTTCAAAATCAGGCGTCACATAGGCTTCTATACGCGCGCCCCTGTCACGCATGATGGAGATGACGTCGGGAAGGTAGTATTCATTCTGTGCGTTGTCATTGTCCACTTTATCAAGCGCTTCGAACAGCATGCGGTTGTCGAAGATGAAGGTTCCGGAGCTCACTTCCTTTATCTCCCGTTCAGCATCCGCTGCATCCTTCTCTTCCACAATGCGTTTGACAGACCCGTTTTCCTTCCTGATGATCCGCCCGTAGCCGAATGGCGTTTGGGTGCGGGAAGACAGGATGGTCGCCTTGGATCCGGTCTTGAGGTGATAGTCCATGAATGCCTGCATGGTCGTCTCGCTTATCAGCGGTGTGTCGCCGCACACGACCATAGTGTGGCCGTCCTCATGCTGGAGCTCTTCCTTCCACTGGCGCACCGCATGGGCAGTGCCGAGCTGTTCCTCCTGGATCGTCTTATGGATCTGCTCCCCAAGGTAGTTGCTCACTGTCTCGGAACCATGCCCGAGGACAGCATAGATTTCTGAAATGCCCGCTTGCCTTAAATTGCCAATGACATGCTGAATCATCGGCGTGCCGCATACTTCATGCAGAACTTTGTACTTTTCGGAACGCATCCGTGTCCCTTTTCCAGCCGCCAAGATAATTGCTCTCGTTTGCATAGTGTCCCTCCATTTTATAACTATCCTAATTATATTTTAGTGGTGCACGAGTTTCAAGGTATAAGAGAATATAATCACATACCTATCCCCATAAAAAAACCCGCAAAGCATACGCTTCACGGTTGAGTGCTACTTGTCATCTCCGATTTCAAGGTCGCCCTGCTTCGGTGCGTCCCTGTGATGCGCCTCGTCTTGTGCAGCGGCATCCTGAGATGGATCTTCAATCGTCTCTGCCGTCTCGGGTGCAGCATCATCCGAAGATGTCTGCTGCTCTTCCGGTTCCTGAGGTTCAGGATCCTCCGTTTCGTCATAGACCCGCATGACCTCTTCCTGCACATGCTGGCGCATGTCGGAATGGATCGGGTGGGCGATATCACGGAATTCTCCGTCAGGCGTCCTCTTGCTTGGCATGGCGACGAATAGTCCGTTATTACCTTCAATGACCCGGAGGTCATGGATTACGAATGCATCTTCAAAAGTAATGGATACGAGCGCTTTCATTCTGGTGTCTTGGTTGTTAACTTTTCGCAGTCTTACATCTGTTATCTTCATCGTTTGTTCCCCCAATAATAGTTATTGTTGGATCGAATGTGTACTGCTTGAGCCACCCAGATTATTCGTTCGCTTCAGATGCAATAACCTCTATCTCTACTTTCACATCTTTGGGCAAACGACTGACCTCTACACATGATCTTGCTGGTAGTTTACCCGTAAAGTAGCTGCCATAAACTTCATTGATGAGGGGGAAGTCGTTCATGTCGCTGATGAAAATCATCGTCTTGACCACATCGCCATACCCAAGGCCTGCCGCCTCAAGCACATGTCCGACATTCGTCATCACCTGCTTCGTCTGTTCCTGGACATCCTGTGAAACGATCTCCCCTTCAAGGTTCAGTGGGATCTGACCTGAAGAATAGAACATCTGTCCGACTTTCATACCATGGCTGTATGGGCCGAGTGCTTCTGGTGCTTTTGATGAATTGATGGGTTGCATTATAAAACTCCTTTGACTATGGATTGGTCTTTCCGTTTCTTTCTTCAATATACTCCAAACAGTTGCCTTCTTCTACCAGGAAGGACTGGTTGAACTCATCGATTTCCGATACCTTAAGCAGCGAAGTATAGTCGGTGAAGCGTCTGTTCTCCACCTGCTTCGCTTCTACAAGCACACTCACGCCGACCACTTCCGCAGAGAATTCCTCCATCAGATTGATGACCCCGGTGATCGAGCCGCCTGCACGGAGGAAGTCATCCACCACCAGCACTTTGGAGCCTTCCTTCAATGTCCGTTTCGAAAGGACCATCGTTTCAATCTTCCGTGTGGATCCTGATACATAGTTGACGGAAACCGTGGACCCTTCCGTCACCTTATTGTCCTTCCTGATGACTGCCACAGGCACATTCAGTTTTCTGGCAACCGCATTCGCGAGTGATATCCCCTTTGTTGCCACCGTGACGACGGCATCGATCGTCTCATCGCCATACATTGTTGCAATCAGTTCACCGATGTCGCTCATCAGATGGGGGTTGCCCATGATGTCGGACATGTACAGGTACCCCCCCGGGAGCAGCCGGTCCTTCATTTTCAACACTTCCATGAAACGGCTGACGACTTCCCGGGCACGGTCATCACTGATCCTGGGCTGGAATGTCACACCGCCGCCCGCACCAGCCGTCGTCTGCACTGTGCCGATACCTTCATTTTCAAAGACATCTTTAAGTATTCTGATATCCTCGCTGATGGAAGATTTTGCCTGTGTGAACTTATCGACGAAATAAGTGAGCGGAATCAGCTGGTTCGGATGCGTGGTGAGATGCTGAGTCATGAAGACCAGACGTTCACTACGTTTAAATTTCATAAGATAACTCCTAATACCGTATTTAATATAGTGATATTACCATAAAAGTTCGGCTTTCAGCAATCATCCAAGCAATCTTACTTTATAAACTTCGTTGCAGCATCCCTTCATTGCATTGTAGAGATGCGTTGCCTGCCTCTCCTTGTGTGCGAACCCGAAGACTGTCGGGCCGCTTCCACTCATCATGGCACCATCCGCACCATTGCTGAGCATCGTATCGATCAGCTTTCTGACATCCGGGTACTTCTTCATCGTCACTTCCTGCAGATCATTCTTCAGTCTCTGCACCATCAGGGCATAGTCTCTGCTCCTTATCGCTTCGACCATCTCCGGGGAAGCCGGTTCATTTTTTCCCGGCTCGAGCGCCTGGTAGATCGTCCTTGTGGAGACGTTCACTTTGGGCTTTGCCAGTACCACCCAGGCATTCGGGGGTTTGGGCAGGTGCTCTATCTGTTCCCCTCTCCCTGTTGCCAGCGCCGTGCCCCCATACACACAAAAAGGGATGTCCGACCCAAGTTTTCCCGAAAGCTCGGCGAGTGTATCGATATCGAGTTCCAGATTGTAGAGGGCGTTGATGCCCCTGAATGCTGCAGCAGCATCAGCAGATCCACCGGCGAGCCCCGCGGCAATCGGTATGTTCTTTTCGATTGAAATGGTCACGCCGCTCGTGATGCCATATGTATCCATCATGAGTTCCGCTGCCTGATAGGCCAGGTTCCGGCGATCTGATGGCACATACTGGTGTTCGGTCTCAATGACTATCTTTCCATCTGCTCTTTTCTCAAAAGAGAGCTGATCGTTCAGATCGACGGTCGTCATGACCATATTCACTTCATGATATCCATCGTCCCTTTTGTATAGTGTATCCAGAGTAAGGTTGATCTTGGCTGGTGCAGTTTCAAAATGCATGCTTTCACTTCCATTATACGGTCATTTTTGTATCAGTTTATCATAAATCCACCGGCTACAATATGACTTTGGAAGATCTATTTGACTTCATCGCTCATACGCTTTCTGAAAGACCAGGTGACATAGAGGAAGCTTACAAGTGTCCAGGCCAACAGAATGAGCAATGGCACCGTTGTTTCTTCCCCATGCAGGGAAATATTTTGATACAGTGGAAGGTAGTCGGTCAGCCGTCTGATGAAATGATCCGAATCCGGTACAATCGTCTCGATCATTGGTGTGAAACCGAATATGAACATTATCGGCAGCAGATAGACTGAGGTTGTAGCCACACTATCAACGGTCAGCCCGACGGCTATGCCGACGTTGAGGAAAAATAGTGCCAGCAGTATCAGACCTCCAATCGAAGCAATCGACCATTCAAATGCCACATCCATGATAAGGAAGGATATTATAAGCGAGACGGCAGTCATCAGAACAACGACGAGGCTCTTGCCGGCCAATATATCCAGCATTGATGCTGGTGACTGCATCAGCCCTCTCAATGTATTCTTTTCATTTTCCTCAGCCATCATGGTCATGATGCCGCTGCATAATATCGCCGAAAACGCGACACCGACAATAAGATATGCAAGCATTGCAGGCAGAGCCTCTTCTCCCCCTCCCATCCTCGAGTACATGAATGCCAGAATAATAGGGAGCAGTATCGTCGTGAAAAGCATTGCGTTTCTCGTGAACTCTTTCAGATCCTTTTCAAATATTGCCATGATTCTTCCTGTGTTCATATTAGACAAGCTCCTTTCCGGTTACTTTTTTGAATACTTCGCCCAATGTTGGATAGTCGCTTTCTATATTAACGGCTTCCGGATCGAATAGGGCCGTTTCCAGTTGTGATCTATTTTCTATGGTTCTCTGTATATGTCTGGTCGTTCCATTTCTATACGTTATATGAATCTCATTGGTCTTGTAGGCCTGCCTGAGCGACTCCGGAGAGCCCATATCGGTGATTGTTCCATTGTTCAGAAACGCAACCGTATCGCAAAGTGCTGTCGCCTCGTCCATATTATGCGTCGTCAGCATGATTGTTGTGCCTTGTGCCTTGATTTTAAGGAGCATGTCATGAATGCTCTCCGTCGTGGCAGGGTCAAGGGCACTCGTCGGTTCATCAAGGAAGAGCACTTCCGGTTCATGAAGGACCGCCTTGCACAGCAGTATGCGCTGCTTCATACCTTTGGACAGGTCTTTGACCCTCTTATTGATATGTTTTTCCAAACCTACATCTTTCAGTACCTGATCCACTTTCACCTGATCTGTATTGTATAGCTTTCTGAAGAGCGCCAAGTTGTCCTTTACAGTAAGACGTTCATACAATGCACTGTTGTCGGAAAGTATGCCCAACGACTTTACATATTGTGTACTGTTGAATGATTCATGTGACTGGTCCAGCACTTCAACCCGACCCTCCGAGGGTTCAAGTTCGCCTGTCAGTATTTTGATGGTAGTCGTCTTTCCTGACCCACTCGGTCCCAACAGGCCGAACACTTCACCTTTCGCGATTTCAATCGTCATACCTTTCAACGCTTCTTCATTGCCAAAATTTTTCTTCACATTTTCCAGGATAATTACTTTATCCATGATTCAATCTCCACCTTTCGATGATTCCATTATAGGAACTCCATAAACCTGCAGCGATGGATTCCCTTTGAGATGTTGAATAATCGGGATAGATTGTGGAAGGAGAAAGATGGAGGGTGAACAAATCCGGCTGAAATGTACCCATTTCAGCCGGATTGTACTAGTGGTGCATCAATAACTCCTGGATTTCATTATATTTTGTCCTGGACAAGGGAATCTTGGTCTTTTCCGGATTATCCATAACCACCGAATATGTATTTTTTGACCAGGAAATAATCTCTTTCACCTTTTCCAAGTTGACGATGTATGAACGATGGCATCTGTAGAAGCCGTAGCTTCTCAAATCTTCGTCTATCTGGGCAAGTGTACCATCCATCACGAACTTTTCCCGGGAAATATTTATCAGAACCTTCCCTTCACTGCTTTCTATATATTCTATATCTTCAAGATCTATAAAAATCGTCTTATCCTGGTATTTTGCCTTCAGCCTCTTGAGCTTAACATTTGGCTCCTCCGAAGTATCATCTGTTGCGACTGGTTTAAGCCCCTGGTCATTGAGTTTATATATATATCTGGTGACAGTACAAATGCTTCTTCTGTGCTCTGAGTAATGATCACCATGGCTTTGCCCGTCCGTTTCATCTGTTGGAGCGCTTTATGGAATAGATGGATATTATCGACCGTGGCACTATGCAGAGGATCTACCGCAAGTATATTTTTCTGTGAAGACATCATTGCATGGATATAACCCATCCTCTGGATAACTTCTTCAGTACATTTGGAAAGGTGTGTCTTCTTCCAAGGTTCGAGTTTGTATTGTCTGATGATATTTTCAACCTTCAGTTCACTGCCGTGCCACTTTGCAATGAATCTGAGCTGTTCGCGTACTGTCAGACGATTATAGGATGGCATTGAGCTCTCGAGTAAGAAGGTAGACTGTGAACTTTTCACCATATCGGCGATTCTATTGATATACCCCACCGGCACCTGTATAACGGCTGCTTCCCCTGGTTCAAATGCTATTGCCTGCCCGTTCTCCTTACCAATCACTTCGGAAACTCTAATCTCATCCATTCCGCTCACCTCAAAATCCGATTGTATGTATAATATATTATAGTTGTGTTCTTCTGCTTTCCACAAATATAGTTTCCGTTTAAGCCAAAAAGGTTGAAATCTGACTCGTTTAATGTAATATATAAAAAGTAAGTTACTTTTTATAACTAGAATATATATCTTGATGGAGGTATCATTTATGGTCAAAATTGGAATCATTACAGGCAGCACGCGTCCAGCCCGGGTCAATCTGCAGGTTGCAGAATGGGTTAAGGATTTCGCAGAAAAGATGGATCTCGATGCACAATTCGAAATCGTCGACATAAAAGAGTATGATTTCCCAATGTTCAATGAAGATGTACCCCCTGCCATGGCGAACAAGGAATATTCCCAGGATACGGTGAATGCATGGTCACAGAAGATTGATGAACTCGACGGTTTCATCTTCATCACTCCTGAATACAATAAGAGTATCACTTCTTCCCTGAAGAACGCCATCGACTATATCGGACCTGAGTGGGGAAATAAGGCAGCGGGCATCGTCGGCTACGGTTCCACTCTTGCAGTCGCAGCAACATTATCCCTGCGCCAGATCCTCGGCAACCTGAACATCGCAACAGTCACACCATTCGGTGCATTCAGCCTGTTCACTGATTTTGAGAACATGACGACTTTCAAACCGGCGGAGATCCACAATGCAACGATGGAAAATGTCATCACCACAACAGTCAACTGGTCCAAGGGACTCAAGACAATCAGATAGCAGAAAAGGACAAGCCAAAGCTTGTCCTTTTTATTTGCTGCAAAAAAATAGCCGCCATCCTGGGATGGCAGCCGCCGTTCGCTTATTGGATTACAAATGCTTCTCTCTCTTCATTATAGAATGTCACTTCAACGTTCGATGTCAATACATCCGTATATGTATATGACACTCTTTCAAAGCTATGTTCCTCCTGATCGAGTTCTACGACGAAGACAGAAGGATACGTTTCTCTAAGAATACCCCGTCGTTCAATCAATTTCTTGCGCCCTCCATTTGCACGGAGTAAAACTGGATTACCCAATTGACAATCAAGAATATTTTTGATGTCGACTAAAGTTTTTGGCATTTGGCCCACCTCACTACACCCATTATAGCAAGTTTACATAATTCTGTCAAAATTTCGAGTAAATTCAGTCAATTTTCAGAATTCCACACTCATTGTGAGTTCAGGAAAAGCTTTGA
It encodes:
- a CDS encoding ribose-phosphate diphosphokinase, with product MLASSNQYKNSNLRLFSLKANEPLAQEIADHIGIPLGKCQVNRFSDEEVQINIEESVRGCDVFVVQSTSQPVNEHLMELLIMIDALKRASAATINIVMPYYGYARQDRKSRSREPITAKLVANLIETAGADRVISLDLHAPQLQGFFDIPIDHLMGVPILSDYFMENKDLDFDEVVVVSPDHGGVTRARKMADRLKTPIAIIDKRRPKPNVAEVMNIVGEIEGRTAIIIDDIIDTGGTMKLAAQALLDKGAKEVYACCTHPVLSGPAISRIEESVIKELVVTNSIQLPEDKKSEKITELSVGELMAQAIVRVYEEESVSILFDN
- the glmU gene encoding bifunctional UDP-N-acetylglucosamine diphosphorylase/glucosamine-1-phosphate N-acetyltransferase GlmU gives rise to the protein MQTRAIILAAGKGTRMRSEKYKVLHEVCGTPMIQHVIGNLRQAGISEIYAVLGHGSETVSNYLGEQIHKTIQEEQLGTAHAVRQWKEELQHEDGHTMVVCGDTPLISETTMQAFMDYHLKTGSKATILSSRTQTPFGYGRIIRKENGSVKRIVEEKDAADAEREIKEVSSGTFIFDNRMLFEALDKVDNDNAQNEYYLPDVISIMRDRGARIEAYVTPDFEETLGINDKVALANAEAILRKRINTLHMQNGVTLIHPEATYIDAEVEIGADTVIHPGAIIRGSTKIGKDAVISSGSEIKDSIIEDEVEIRQSVVTESRVGRGTKVGPFAQLRPQSELGEEVKIGNFVEVKKSQLDDGSKVSHLSYIGDATIGARANIGCGTITVNYDGKNKFRTEIGQDAFIGCNSNLVAPVSIGDRSFIAAGSTITDQVPEDSLAIARNRQTTKDGYYKKDN
- the spoVG gene encoding septation regulator SpoVG, with the protein product MKITDVRLRKVNNQDTRMKALVSITFEDAFVIHDLRVIEGNNGLFVAMPSKRTPDGEFRDIAHPIHSDMRQHVQEEVMRVYDETEDPEPQEPEEQQTSSDDAAPETAETIEDPSQDAAAQDEAHHRDAPKQGDLEIGDDK
- a CDS encoding RidA family protein; amino-acid sequence: MQPINSSKAPEALGPYSHGMKVGQMFYSSGQIPLNLEGEIVSQDVQEQTKQVMTNVGHVLEAAGLGYGDVVKTMIFISDMNDFPLINEVYGSYFTGKLPARSCVEVSRLPKDVKVEIEVIASEANE
- the purR gene encoding pur operon repressor, with protein sequence MKFKRSERLVFMTQHLTTHPNQLIPLTYFVDKFTQAKSSISEDIRILKDVFENEGIGTVQTTAGAGGGVTFQPRISDDRAREVVSRFMEVLKMKDRLLPGGYLYMSDIMGNPHLMSDIGELIATMYGDETIDAVVTVATKGISLANAVARKLNVPVAVIRKDNKVTEGSTVSVNYVSGSTRKIETMVLSKRTLKEGSKVLVVDDFLRAGGSITGVINLMEEFSAEVVGVSVLVEAKQVENRRFTDYTSLLKVSEIDEFNQSFLVEEGNCLEYIEERNGKTNP
- the ispE gene encoding 4-(cytidine 5'-diphospho)-2-C-methyl-D-erythritol kinase, which produces MHFETAPAKINLTLDTLYKRDDGYHEVNMVMTTVDLNDQLSFEKRADGKIVIETEHQYVPSDRRNLAYQAAELMMDTYGITSGVTISIEKNIPIAAGLAGGSADAAAAFRGINALYNLELDIDTLAELSGKLGSDIPFCVYGGTALATGRGEQIEHLPKPPNAWVVLAKPKVNVSTRTIYQALEPGKNEPASPEMVEAIRSRDYALMVQRLKNDLQEVTMKKYPDVRKLIDTMLSNGADGAMMSGSGPTVFGFAHKERQATHLYNAMKGCCNEVYKVRLLG
- a CDS encoding ABC transporter permease → MNTGRIMAIFEKDLKEFTRNAMLFTTILLPIILAFMYSRMGGGEEALPAMLAYLIVGVAFSAILCSGIMTMMAEENEKNTLRGLMQSPASMLDILAGKSLVVVLMTAVSLIISFLIMDVAFEWSIASIGGLILLALFFLNVGIAVGLTVDSVATTSVYLLPIMFIFGFTPMIETIVPDSDHFIRRLTDYLPLYQNISLHGEETTVPLLILLAWTLVSFLYVTWSFRKRMSDEVK
- a CDS encoding ABC transporter ATP-binding protein, with the translated sequence MDKVIILENVKKNFGNEEALKGMTIEIAKGEVFGLLGPSGSGKTTTIKILTGELEPSEGRVEVLDQSHESFNSTQYVKSLGILSDNSALYERLTVKDNLALFRKLYNTDQVKVDQVLKDVGLEKHINKRVKDLSKGMKQRILLCKAVLHEPEVLFLDEPTSALDPATTESIHDMLLKIKAQGTTIMLTTHNMDEATALCDTVAFLNNGTITDMGSPESLRQAYKTNEIHITYRNGTTRHIQRTIENRSQLETALFDPEAVNIESDYPTLGEVFKKVTGKELV
- a CDS encoding LytTR family DNA-binding domain-containing protein translates to MCTVTRYIYKLNDQGLKPVATDDTSEEPNVKLKRLKAKYQDKTIFIDLEDIEYIESSEGKVLINISREKFVMDGTLAQIDEDLRSYGFYRCHRSYIVNLEKVKEIISWSKNTYSVVMDNPEKTKIPLSRTKYNEIQELLMHH
- a CDS encoding NADPH-dependent FMN reductase yields the protein MVKIGIITGSTRPARVNLQVAEWVKDFAEKMDLDAQFEIVDIKEYDFPMFNEDVPPAMANKEYSQDTVNAWSQKIDELDGFIFITPEYNKSITSSLKNAIDYIGPEWGNKAAGIVGYGSTLAVAATLSLRQILGNLNIATVTPFGAFSLFTDFENMTTFKPAEIHNATMENVITTTVNWSKGLKTIR
- a CDS encoding Veg family protein codes for the protein MPKTLVDIKNILDCQLGNPVLLRANGGRKKLIERRGILRETYPSVFVVELDQEEHSFERVSYTYTDVLTSNVEVTFYNEEREAFVIQ